From a region of the Mycosarcoma maydis chromosome 7, whole genome shotgun sequence genome:
- a CDS encoding uncharacterized protein (related to RAY38 protein) yields MSVATKNLFAILGDDDDVAAPKAAPAKAAAPAATPAPQRNIPGAGNQRRGGARNGAPRAAAGADAVEGEQQKDARAGRPRNGESRGRGGRGRGRGAPRGRAFDRHSQTDRVDSQKAVAQGWGGEDGKKELDNEQKAEADAQAEGAEAGATATPAEAEKVPEEEEDKTMTLDQYLAAQAGKKLNIESKAPREVATDDSAYAKLTKHEKEEADYFASTKTQKAKTRTQKEGKQLLDIEQTFNQPAVQRGGRGGARGGARGGARGERGAGRGRGGRGGRGGNVSVNLADKNAFPSLA; encoded by the exons ATGTCGGTCGCAACCAAGAACCTATTCGCCATCCTTGGTG acgacgacgacgtcgcCGCCCCAAAGGCCGCTCCCGCTAAGGCTGCTGCCCCTGCCGCCACCCCTGCGCCCCAGCGCAACATTCCCGGTGCCGGCAACCAGCGCCGCGGCGGTGCCCGCAACGGTGCCCCCCGTGCCGCTGCCGGTGCTGACGCTGTTGAGGGTGAGCAGCAAAAGGATGCCCGTGCTGGCCGTCCCCGTAATGGCGAGAGCCGCGGTCGTGGTGGCCGTGGCCGTGGTCGCGGTGCTCCCCGAGGCCGCGCCTTTGACCGTCACTCGCAGACCGACCGCGTCGACTCTCAGAAGGCTGTCGCCCAGGGTTGGGGCGGTGAGGACGGcaagaaggagctcgacAACGAGCAAAAGGCCGAGGCCGATGCCCAGGCTGAAGGTGCTGAAGCTGGCGCCACTGCCACGCCTGCTGAGGCCGAGAAGGTGcccgaggaggaggaggacaagACCATGACCCTCGACCAGTACCTCGCCGCCCAGGCTGGCAAGAAGCTTAACATTGAGAGCAAGGCTCCCCGTGAGGTTGCCACCGACGACTCTGCCTACGCCAAGCTGACCAAGCacgagaaggaggaggcCGACTACTTTGCCTCGACCAAGACTCAGAAGGCTAAGACGCGCACCCAGAAGGagggcaagcagctgctcgacattgaGCAGACCTTCAACCAGCCCGCTGTTCAGCGTGGCGGCCGTGGCGGTGCTCGCGGTGGTGCTCGTGGCGGCGCGCGTGGCGAGCGTGGCGCTGGCCGCGGTCGTGGTGGCCGTGGTGGCCGTGGCGGCAACGTTTCGGTCAACCTTGCCGACAAGAACGCCTTCCCCTCGCTCGCCTAA